GTTATTGTTTACTTGCCTAAAATTACGGTTGGCTTTGCTGGATAAACAAAGCTAACCTATGTCTGTGGGAACTCCAAGTGCTAAAAACACCACTGGAAGTTGTTGACGGTTGACTGTTGACGGTGAATTGTCAACACTGATGATGGAATATTTTTTACTTGCAAGTCCCTGATAGCGTGGAAAATTCTCATTTAATGCCTATTTTAAGGTAATATTTTTTACTTTCTTTCAACGGAAAATACTTTCACCCAATTAAAATTACCGATCCTTAGTCAGGAGCTATAAGTTTATGAGCAGGAATGTTGCTCACCAACTATCATTGATCATTTTCTTTTCAGTTATTAGCCAAATTGCCACAAAAATTCGGATAGTTCCGCTAATAGTTTTGCTGTCATCTGTAGTTCCTGCGTGGTTGGCGTCTGAAGTGATCGCGCCCCAAATTGTTCGAGCTTATACAGCTAGAGTTGACTTGGCCATTGACCGCCTACCGGAGGAAAACTACGAAACCATTCTGCGAAGAGCAGAAGCGGCGGCTAGGGCTGCGGCTCAACGAAGCTTCGACCAAGATATTCTGGTGACAGATGTTTCAATTTTTATATCCGTACAAAATCAGGGAGCGATCGCACCAGTTCTAGCTTTAGATGTAAGTCGTCCCAAATGGCGTAATCGCCCCGACCCCCAAAAGTGGGCAACTTATTTTAAAACTGCGCGATCGCTTCTGTTGTTTGATCAAAATTCCAAAATCCCTAATTCAGTGCAAACACCTAAGTAGTACTCTGTCAAGATAAAAATGATGGACTGTAGTGCGGGCATCTTGCCCGCGTGAGCGAGACGCTCACACTACCAAAAATCCCTCAAAACTAGGACTTACGCACTGTACAAATTTGGCATGGTATGCTTTTACCAAAATACGTTGTTTCAGGCTTTGATTAATTATTACTTTGATGGTAAACAGACCCGCGTTTTCGGGGTTTAGCATTGCTAAACCCCTACGAAATCTCCGGTTTTTTATTAACATATTTTGTGTTTTTTGTCAATACGTAAGTCCTAAAAACAAAATTGACAGACTAGTAGTAAGGGGGATTGGGGATTGTTTTGACTTTTGTACTTGTGGAAGTCAATGGATCGCTTAGAATAAAAAGGTTGTCAAGAATTGCGATATCCGCTATCATGGCTGTTCCTAAGAAGAAAACATCGAAGTCCAAAAGAGATAAACGCCGAGCTACCTGGAGGCACAAAGCTGCCGTTGAAGCTAAAAAAGCTCTTTCCCTAGGTAAGTCGATTTTGACTGGACGCTCTACATTCGTCTATCCAACTGCTGAAGACGAGGAAGCAGAAGAATAATCAATATGTATGGGGACACAACGACCGCTCAGTGCATCGCTGGGGACACAACGACCGCTCAGTGCATCGCTGGGGACACAACGACCGCTCAGTGCATCGCTGGGGACACAACGACCGCTCAGTGCATCGCTGGGGACTAATTGCCAAAATAACTGGGTTTTTATTTTTCTACGAATATGCTAGGAAAATTTTTTCAGAAACCGCAGCAGGAAGATAGCGATCGCGTTCCTCCTGGTCAATACTTGACTAAGGGTTTTCCAGTATTAACCTATGGTGCGACCCCGCAAATCAGTACGGAGGAATGGGAGTTGAGGGTTTGGGGTTTGGTAAAACCTGTCAGCTTTACCTGGGCTGACTTTATGGCTTTACCTCAACACGAATTTACAGCGGATTTCCACTGTGTAACGCGCTGGTCTAAACTAGATGTTAAGTGGACTGGTATTAAGGTGACAGACTTCATGGGTCTAATTGAGGTAGATCCCAAAGCAGTTCACATTATGGAACATTGCTATGGCGGTTATACCACCAATATTTCTATCGAAGATTTTGTTAAGGAAGAAAACTTTTTTGCCTTTAAAGTTTTTGGTGAACCTTTATCAGCAGAACACGGTGGTCCGATGCGGTTAGTGGTTCCCCACCTCTACGCTTGGAAAAGCGCCAAGTGGATTAATGGTTTGGAGTTTCTAGATCGCGAACAACCTGGTTTTTGGGAACGCAATGGCTACCATCTCCGTGGCGAACCTTGGGCAGAGGAACGTTATAGTTAGGGAGAACTGGGTAGAGAACCACCTCTGGCTTAGATACCGCAAGGGGTCTAGGCTAAGTGGACTCATTGAAACCTTGAATTCTTCCTTCGGGACGCTAACGCGAACGTAGTTAATGGTCGATGAGGTCAAAACCGGTTAAACTAGCCAAATAGCCGCTTTATTATAGGCAATTTGCCTTTATAGGGAGCGTATCGCCATTTTAAATCTAACCAAAAGGAGTTTTTCAAAACACTTTTGTAATGGGAAAAGGTGTCAAAACTAGCTTTACCATGATAGCTGCCAATGCCGCTATCACCTACACCACCAAATGGTAAAGATGAAACGCCAACTTGCATTACTGTGTCGTTAAGACAAACTCCACCGGATGAAGTTTCCTGCAAGATACGCTGTTGCAGGTTTTTGTTTTGGGAAAATAGGTATAAAGCCAAGGGTTTTGGTCGAGAATTAATTAAGGCGATGGCTTCTGTAATATCAGAATATTCAATTATTGGCAGAATCGGCCCAAAAATTTCCTCTTGCATGATGGGATCTGTCAAGGAAACGTTATGAATTACTGTCGGAGCAATATAACGCTCTCCTGGTTCAGTTTCTCCGCCAATGAGAATTTCACCATCTTTGAGTAGATTGACTAATCTCTCAAAGTGTTGTTGCGTAATAATTCTGGCATAATCAGGACTGGTTGCGGGATTGTCGCCATAAAATTCCTGAAGGCATTTTTTCAGACTATCTACTAAATTAGTTTTGATTTTTTTATCTACTAAAATATAGTCAGGAGCAATACAAGTTTGTCCGGCGTTAATAAACTTACCCCAAGTAATTCTTTTGGCAGTATGTTCTAGATTAATTTCAGTATCTACAATACAAGGACTTTTACCGCCTAATTCCAAGGTAACTGGTGTGAGATTTTTAGCTGCGGCTTCCATCACAATTTTGCCCACAGCTGTACCACCAGTAAAAAAGAGATGATCGAACTTTTCTGCTATGAGTTTTTGACTGGTTTCTCTCCCTCCTTCCAGCAATGCAATATATGCAGGATCAAAATGTTTGCCAATGATTTCAGCTAAGAGACGAGAAGTATGGGGGGAAAGTTCTGAAGGTTTAATAATTGCACAATTACCGGCGGTTATTGCACCTACTAAAGGTGAAATAACTAATTGAAATGGATAATTCCAAGGACCAATAATCAAAACTACCCCTAGTGGTTCTGGATAAATTCGGGCACTATATGAAAAAAAGTCAATGGGAACTTCTGCTTTTTTGGGTTTTGTCCAAGTTTTAATATGTTTTATGGCATAATCAATTTCCTTAGTTACTAAAATTTCTGTTGCGTAAGTCTCAAATTCTGGTTTATTTAAATCTGCTTTCAAAGCCTGTAGAATTTCTTGCTCATTCTCCAGAATTGCCTGTTTGATAATTTTCAGTTGGGCTATCCTAAAAGCAACATCTTTAGTTTTACCAGTTTGAAAAAATTGACGTTGTTGACGAATAATTTCAGCGGGAATTGATAATTCAGTAATCATCATTTTTTTACTGTTTGATAGGTAGAATGACAATAAATGCGCTACCTTTACCTAATTCAGAATTTACCAGAATAGTGCCTTGATGTGCCTCGACAATTCGGCGAGAAAGGTAAAGACCTAAGCCGCTACCGGCACTCTTGTGACTACCTTGGCGAAATCGTTGAAACAAAGTAGCTTGTTCTTGGGGGGGGATACCAGGGCCTGTATCCGCTAATTCAATAGTAATATAGTCAGTGCCAGTAGAATTGAAACTGAACTCGGAGTAGAAACTTTTGCCACTTTCCAGCGCCGAGGTGAGGCGGATAGATATTGAGCCAGAGTCAGTAAATTTGATAGCATTGCCGATAAGGTTAGTGAATAAGCGATGCAATTCTAAGCGATCGCCCATGACTTTGCTGATGGTTAAATTCGGCGGAAAATCGAGATTGATTGGTAGTGCTTTTTGTTCAGCTAAGGGTGTCAATTCGCCAACCACCTCCTCTAGTAACTGGCCGAGATTGACTGGTTGAAACGCCAGGGTTTTGCGCCCGGCTTCAAAGCGATAAACTTCTAATAAAGTATTGACCATAGAAAGCAGGTTAGTATTACTACGAGCCATGATCGTAATTACTTCCTGCATTTGCGGGGATAAAGCGCCCAAAGCACCCTGTTGAAACAGCATCAGAATGCGATCAGCAGCTACTAAGGGGGTGCGTAAATCGTGGGTGAGACGGGAGACAAAATCTTCTCTTTGACGGGCGATTTCATCCCGTTCATCGATACTGTGCTTCAACCGCAACAGCGATCGCACCCTGGCTAGCAATTCATCTACTGTTACAGGCTTGCGGATAAAATCATCAGCACCTAAGTCTAATCCTTGAGCGACATTCGGCGCATCGTGGGCAGTAATCAGCAGTATGGGGATATATTGTGGTAATTTCGTATTTGCACGGACACGTCTGGTAACTTCGTAACCATCCATACCAGGCATCATTAGATCCAGTAGAACCAAGTCACAAGGGGAATTTTCCAGTTGCGTCAATGCGGAAGCACCATTTTCTGCGGTGCTAATTGTGTAGCCTTCTTCCTCCAAAATAGTTTTGATCAAAAACACGTTATCTGGAGAATCGTCTACAACCAAAATTTTGTCAGGGCGGGAAGATGGGGAATTCATATAGCAGTAAGATATATAGTTGACGTAAGCTTTTGCCATATTAGCTGTATTTGTAACAATTTGTTGATATTTTCTGGACTTTACCCCCCCCATTCCAGAAACATTATTTACCTGTAAATAAGTATTAAATCCCTGTTTAATTTTAGATTAGCTTCAAGAGAGCTAGATTAATTACTAACTCATTGAATCATGGCTGGTAAACTTTGAAAACTGAATACAGCAGATAACGACGCAATTTTAGTCTTTTATTATACTAATACATACGGATAAGGCATATGGAGGGATAGGCGACGTACCCCTTGTTATAGAGTAGATTGACTGTGGAGGGGAGTTAGGAGTTAGAGATTTCGAGAAACTCGCAATAAAATCCACTCATCTCATCCAAGTTAATAGGTAGCAGAAATGCTTAATTGGGATGATATTTTTAACATTTTTATCTGAGCTTTTTGCAGGATGAAGGAATAGCGATCGCCAGCATATCCTTCATCCTATATGCTCATGTTTGGGAGCCAATATTCTCCAAGAGTTGCTGAAATTCTGCCACCGAAGGAATAGCGATCGCTCTTTTATGCAGTGTTTTTAGTACTGATGGTTCTCCTATCCCATTGATAGCTTCCACAATAGCACTTGGCACTTCTGCAAACCGTGTTTCTAAAACTTCAATCACATTTTCTCGACTTGTTTGAAGAATTCCTTCTTCTTTTGCGAGGCGTTCAATACTAGTTACATACCGCATTCTACTTGTCTCCTCGTAACTTCTCACTACTGTTTTGAAACTACTTGTCAACTCTTTTGGCAAAACCATGATCCAGTCGATAAATCGAAACAATTGCTGAACATCTTCGCGACTGTATCCCCTCTCAAACAGCCTTCTGACTAGGCTTAATTTCCACTGTAGCCTACTCTCTGGATTGCGGTGGGTCGCCTTGGTCTTTAGATGCGCCATCACAACTACCCCAAAGGGGTTGGTAGTTTCCTCTAGGGTTTCCCAGCTTTGTTCATAATCCAACAGTTTCGCTACGGGAAACTCTAAGCTGACACGACATCCCCCAAGTTGATAGCTGTAGCTGGAAGGTCGCCAATTGGCTTGTTCATCAGCTAACACAGCCAAGCTAATGACTCGCTTTTTATGACGGTCAAACAAGCGGTAATTGTAGGTGTACATCCGTTCGGGAAATTGGCTGTCATATTTTCCTTGAACTTCTACGTGAACTAATACCCAAGCCTCTTCCCCATCCAACAGCCAAACTTTGGCGACTTTATCGACCAAACGCCGCCCAATTTCTGCATCTGGTTCTAGTTGTTGGAGTTCCGTATCGAGAAATTCATAAGGTCGTGTCCAGTCAATTTCGGCGTAAGCTAGGGGAAAAAAGAATTCCAGAAAGTTAGGAAAATATAACTCAATAACTTCTTTCCAAGGACTATCGTAATCTATAGATTGCTCGGTCATAAATTAAAACAAAAAATAACGCTGCGCCATTGGTAAAACTGTTGCGGGTTCGCAAATCAGCAACTCACCATCAGCCCTAACCTCATAAGTTTCCGGATCTACTTCAATTTGAGGTAATGCATCATTCAACTTCAAATCCCGCTTAGTTAATTGGCGAGTTCCCGAAACCGCAACCGCTATTTTTTGTAAACCCAATTGGTGCGGAATTTCCCTTTCTAAAGCCGCCTGTGAAACAAAAGTTAATGATGTAGCGTGACGCGCACCAGCAAAACTACCAAACATCGGTCGCATATGCACTGGTTGCGGTGTAGGAATACTGGCGTTAGCATCGCCCATCTGTGACCAAGCAATCAAACCGCCCTTAATCACAATTTCTGGCTTGACGCCAAAAAACGCCGGACGCCACAAACACAAATCGGCGAATTTCCCCTCTTCCACTGAACCCACATACTGAGAAATGCCATGAGTAATTGCGGGATTTATCGTGTATTTAGCAACATATCGCTTGACTCGATTATTATCGGCTAACCCATCTCCTGCAATGCTTCCACGCTGCACCTTCATTTTATGGGCTGTTTGCCATGTGCGGATTATTACCTCACCTACCCTGCCCATAGCTTGCGAATCAGAAGAAATCATGCTAAAAGCGCCCAAGTCGTGCAAAATGTCTTCAGCGGCGATAGTTTCGCGACGGATGCGGGACTCAGCAAAAGCCACATCCTCCGGGATTCCAGAGTCGAGGTGATGACATACCATCAACATATCCAGGTGTTCTTCTAAGGTGTTGACGGTGTAAGGGCGTGTGGGGTTGGTGGAAGAGGGGAGAACATTGGCTTGACCACAGACTTTGATGATATCCGGTGCGTGACCTCCCCCAGCGCCTTCCGTGTGGTAGGTATGGATAGCACGATTTTTGAAAGCGGCGATAGTATCTTCGACAAATCCCGCTTCGTTGAGGGTATCTGTATGAATAGCTACCTGAATATCATATTCATCGGCAACAGTGAGGCTAGTATCAATTGTTGCCGGAGTAGTTCCCCAATCTTCGTGCAGCTTTAACCCCATTGCCCCCGCTACCACTTGTTCTACAAGCCCTTGGGGTTGACTAGCATTACCTTTGCCTAAAAATCCTAAGTTCATCGGAAAAGCATCAGCGGCTTGTAGCATTCGGTAAATATTCCAGGGTCCGGGGGTGCAGGTAGTGGCATTTGTACCCGTAGCAGGTCCGGTACCACCGCCAATCATGGTAGTAATACCAGAAGCGATCGCCACTTCAATCTGTTGGGGACAAATAAAATGAATATGGCTATCGATCCCACCAGCCGTGAGAATCATTCCCTCACCGGCTAAAGCTTCAGTTCCCGGTCCAATAATAATATCTATATTGTCTTGAATATAGGGATTACCTGCTTTACCAATTTTGAAAATTTTCCCATTTTTAATGCCGATATCCGCTTTAACAATTCCCCACCAATCGAGAATTAAAGCATTAGTAATCACTAAATCTACCGCCCCATCAGCATTAGAAATAGGGGATTGTCCCATGCCATCTCTAATAACTTTACCACCGCCAAACTTAACTTCATCACCGTAGGTTGTGAAGTCTTGTTCAACTTCAATAAATAATTCTGTATCCGCAAGTCGGATGCGATCGCCTACGGTTGGTCCATAGGTTTCGGCGTAGGCGCGGCGATTCATTCTGTAAGGCATAATATACTCCTAAAAACTGAGGTTAGAATTGAGTTTAAACGCAAAGGAACGCTGAGGTAAACGCGGAGGTACGCTGAGTATGGATGAGAATGATTTGAGTGGGGTAATAATTGGTTGTGGAATGCGAGTTCATACTGCGTTGGGGCCAGGGTTGTTGGAATCAGCGTATGAAGAGTGTTTGTATTATGAATTGAAGAAGAAGGGATTTCGTGTTGGTAAGCAGGTTCCGTTACCCCTGGTATACGAAGAGGTAGAATTGGATTGTGTTTACCGATTGGATTTAATGGTAGAAAATAAAGTAATTATTGAAGTCAAATCTGTGGAATCTATCAAACCAATTCACTCTGTACAACTTTTAACTTACCTGAAACTCACTAATTGTAAACTCGGTCTTCTCCTCAATTTTAATGTTCTCCACCTCAAAGAAGGCATCAAACGTGTAGCGAACAAACTCTAACTCCGCGTACCTTTGCGTTTACCTCAGCGTTCCTCTGCGTTAAAAAATAAATATACCGTTTTTTAACGCAAAGGGGCACAAAGGGAAGCGCTAAGTTACGCAAAGGTTTTTAGAGGTTTCCGTTAATTTTGGCATTGAAACCGTAGACTTGACGACTACCAACTAAAGGAACTAAAGTGACTTCTTTTTCATCACCTGGTTCAAAGCGAACTGCAGTCCCGGCGGGAATATCGAGACGCATTCCTTTGGCTTGTTCTCTGTCAAAATTCAAAGCGGCGTTGACTTCAAAAAAGTGAAAATGGGAACCGATTTGAATTGGGCGATCGCCTGTATTTGCTACGATTAATTTGGTAGTTGGACGACCGAAATTTAATTCAATTTCTCCCTCTGGTGTGATGATTTCTCCGGGAATCATACTTTGCTCCTTTGCTCCTTTGTGCGACAATTAACGAATTGGCTCATGCACTGTTACCAACTTTGTCCCATCAGGAAAAGTTGCTTCCACTTGCACATCATGAATCATTTCCGGGACACCTTCCATCACATCATTCCGCGTTAACAAGGTAGTACCATAACTCATTAATTCTGCTACAGTTTGTCCATCTCTCGCACCTTCTAAAATAGCAGCAGAAATATAAGCCACCGCTTCGGGATAATTCAATTTCAACCCTCTTGCTTTACGTCTTTCTGCTAACAAAGCAGCCGTAAAAATCAATAATTTATCCTTCTCTTGCGGCGTCAATTGCATTTCTTCCTCCTCTGTGTTTTCTGGGGTTCAAACCTGCCAAACTCTAGGTATACAAAAACTTCGATGCAAAAAAGACACTCGTAGCATCTGCCACACAGCCGTAAACCAGTTTCTCACCTCAGATGTAGAATCACCGCGATATCGACATAAAAATCCATGTTCTAACTGCGTGACACCAGCTTCACCTGTACCCAGCCACAAATTACGCGCTTTGGCGACAATTTCGGCGGAAACAGCATTACCAACCCAAACGAGACTACCCACGATGGGCTTTCCCAATAAGCCGTGGGGACTGTGAAACACTTCTTCGCTACCCGGTAACCATTGACGGTCAATCCACAAAGGAACACCTTGCTGGTAAATTTCGGTGTGCGATCGCCATTCTCCCTCTAAAAATTTCTCCCCTCTAGCGCTACGACCAAATCGCGTAATCTCCCAGCCGACAAAACTACCTCCGGGTGCTAATTCTACCCGTAAATCTTGGCGATAACTAGCACCGTTAAAGAAAATTGTTTCTTGGGGAAACCACTCTAAACAAGCACCAGCATCAACTTGGATTTGGATATTTTGCCTAGCTTGTAAGCCGTTACTGCGGTAGATTTTACTAGCAGCGGCTGTAGTGATTAATGCTTGGGTATTTGGTTGGAGGTGGATATTTGAGGAAAGGCGATCGCCTCCCACGACGCCCCCCGCAGTATGTAAAATTACGCTATGACAAACTTTGTCGCCCTCTGGATAAAATGGGCGTTGCACTTTCAAGGGTGCTTGCTGGTGGTTGTAAATTAGCTGGGTCGAATTTTGGCGATGGGCGTAGACTAAGTTAAGTTTGCCATGCCAAGCATGAGAAACTTCTTTTGCTAGAGTTTCACTCATAATTTTGTATTTGGTATCGCATCTCGGTGCGATACCTATTATATCTTGATTATATCTTGATGATAATTGCAGTGAAAATTGGGAGGCGGCAAGCATAATTGTATAAGTAAAATGGGATTAATATACAAGGAGAAAAGTCAATGTCTAACGCTTTACGTGAAGCTGTAGAAAGAAAATTTGATTTTGATTGTCCTGGTTTGACTTTTGAAGAGAAAAAGTTATTACAATTCTGCTCTTTATATAATCAGAAAATTGAAGTATTGGTTAAAGATTTTGTCAAGCATCCCAATGGTTCTAATGTTCAAAAAAAAGACTATTTAA
The Gloeotrichia echinulata CP02 DNA segment above includes these coding regions:
- the rpmF gene encoding 50S ribosomal protein L32, whose product is MAVPKKKTSKSKRDKRRATWRHKAAVEAKKALSLGKSILTGRSTFVYPTAEDEEAEE
- a CDS encoding sulfite oxidase-like oxidoreductase — protein: MLGKFFQKPQQEDSDRVPPGQYLTKGFPVLTYGATPQISTEEWELRVWGLVKPVSFTWADFMALPQHEFTADFHCVTRWSKLDVKWTGIKVTDFMGLIEVDPKAVHIMEHCYGGYTTNISIEDFVKEENFFAFKVFGEPLSAEHGGPMRLVVPHLYAWKSAKWINGLEFLDREQPGFWERNGYHLRGEPWAEERYS
- a CDS encoding aldehyde dehydrogenase, translated to MMITELSIPAEIIRQQRQFFQTGKTKDVAFRIAQLKIIKQAILENEQEILQALKADLNKPEFETYATEILVTKEIDYAIKHIKTWTKPKKAEVPIDFFSYSARIYPEPLGVVLIIGPWNYPFQLVISPLVGAITAGNCAIIKPSELSPHTSRLLAEIIGKHFDPAYIALLEGGRETSQKLIAEKFDHLFFTGGTAVGKIVMEAAAKNLTPVTLELGGKSPCIVDTEINLEHTAKRITWGKFINAGQTCIAPDYILVDKKIKTNLVDSLKKCLQEFYGDNPATSPDYARIITQQHFERLVNLLKDGEILIGGETEPGERYIAPTVIHNVSLTDPIMQEEIFGPILPIIEYSDITEAIALINSRPKPLALYLFSQNKNLQQRILQETSSGGVCLNDTVMQVGVSSLPFGGVGDSGIGSYHGKASFDTFSHYKSVLKNSFWLDLKWRYAPYKGKLPIIKRLFG
- a CDS encoding hybrid sensor histidine kinase/response regulator; this translates as MNSPSSRPDKILVVDDSPDNVFLIKTILEEEGYTISTAENGASALTQLENSPCDLVLLDLMMPGMDGYEVTRRVRANTKLPQYIPILLITAHDAPNVAQGLDLGADDFIRKPVTVDELLARVRSLLRLKHSIDERDEIARQREDFVSRLTHDLRTPLVAADRILMLFQQGALGALSPQMQEVITIMARSNTNLLSMVNTLLEVYRFEAGRKTLAFQPVNLGQLLEEVVGELTPLAEQKALPINLDFPPNLTISKVMGDRLELHRLFTNLIGNAIKFTDSGSISIRLTSALESGKSFYSEFSFNSTGTDYITIELADTGPGIPPQEQATLFQRFRQGSHKSAGSGLGLYLSRRIVEAHQGTILVNSELGKGSAFIVILPIKQ
- a CDS encoding transposase, giving the protein MTEQSIDYDSPWKEVIELYFPNFLEFFFPLAYAEIDWTRPYEFLDTELQQLEPDAEIGRRLVDKVAKVWLLDGEEAWVLVHVEVQGKYDSQFPERMYTYNYRLFDRHKKRVISLAVLADEQANWRPSSYSYQLGGCRVSLEFPVAKLLDYEQSWETLEETTNPFGVVVMAHLKTKATHRNPESRLQWKLSLVRRLFERGYSREDVQQLFRFIDWIMVLPKELTSSFKTVVRSYEETSRMRYVTSIERLAKEEGILQTSRENVIEVLETRFAEVPSAIVEAINGIGEPSVLKTLHKRAIAIPSVAEFQQLLENIGSQT
- the ureC gene encoding urease subunit alpha — translated: MPYRMNRRAYAETYGPTVGDRIRLADTELFIEVEQDFTTYGDEVKFGGGKVIRDGMGQSPISNADGAVDLVITNALILDWWGIVKADIGIKNGKIFKIGKAGNPYIQDNIDIIIGPGTEALAGEGMILTAGGIDSHIHFICPQQIEVAIASGITTMIGGGTGPATGTNATTCTPGPWNIYRMLQAADAFPMNLGFLGKGNASQPQGLVEQVVAGAMGLKLHEDWGTTPATIDTSLTVADEYDIQVAIHTDTLNEAGFVEDTIAAFKNRAIHTYHTEGAGGGHAPDIIKVCGQANVLPSSTNPTRPYTVNTLEEHLDMLMVCHHLDSGIPEDVAFAESRIRRETIAAEDILHDLGAFSMISSDSQAMGRVGEVIIRTWQTAHKMKVQRGSIAGDGLADNNRVKRYVAKYTINPAITHGISQYVGSVEEGKFADLCLWRPAFFGVKPEIVIKGGLIAWSQMGDANASIPTPQPVHMRPMFGSFAGARHATSLTFVSQAALEREIPHQLGLQKIAVAVSGTRQLTKRDLKLNDALPQIEVDPETYEVRADGELLICEPATVLPMAQRYFLF
- a CDS encoding GxxExxY protein, whose amino-acid sequence is MDENDLSGVIIGCGMRVHTALGPGLLESAYEECLYYELKKKGFRVGKQVPLPLVYEEVELDCVYRLDLMVENKVIIEVKSVESIKPIHSVQLLTYLKLTNCKLGLLLNFNVLHLKEGIKRVANKL
- a CDS encoding urease subunit beta — its product is MIPGEIITPEGEIELNFGRPTTKLIVANTGDRPIQIGSHFHFFEVNAALNFDREQAKGMRLDIPAGTAVRFEPGDEKEVTLVPLVGSRQVYGFNAKINGNL
- the ureA gene encoding urease subunit gamma, whose product is MQLTPQEKDKLLIFTAALLAERRKARGLKLNYPEAVAYISAAILEGARDGQTVAELMSYGTTLLTRNDVMEGVPEMIHDVQVEATFPDGTKLVTVHEPIR
- a CDS encoding urease accessory protein UreD, with amino-acid sequence MSETLAKEVSHAWHGKLNLVYAHRQNSTQLIYNHQQAPLKVQRPFYPEGDKVCHSVILHTAGGVVGGDRLSSNIHLQPNTQALITTAAASKIYRSNGLQARQNIQIQVDAGACLEWFPQETIFFNGASYRQDLRVELAPGGSFVGWEITRFGRSARGEKFLEGEWRSHTEIYQQGVPLWIDRQWLPGSEEVFHSPHGLLGKPIVGSLVWVGNAVSAEIVAKARNLWLGTGEAGVTQLEHGFLCRYRGDSTSEVRNWFTAVWQMLRVSFLHRSFCIPRVWQV